The Lysobacter panacisoli genome includes a window with the following:
- a CDS encoding cbb3-type cytochrome oxidase subunit 3, whose protein sequence is MVSGIVTATLLVLFLAGWIWAWSPKRKKEFDAAARLPLEGDQKETKR, encoded by the coding sequence ATGGTCTCCGGAATCGTGACCGCAACGCTGCTGGTGCTGTTCCTGGCCGGCTGGATCTGGGCCTGGAGCCCGAAGCGAAAGAAAGAATTCGACGCGGCAGCACGCCTGCCGCTCGAGGGTGATCAGAAGGAGACGAAGCGATGA
- the ccoP gene encoding cytochrome-c oxidase, cbb3-type subunit III, whose protein sequence is MSPGWSWYVIVIVAINILGCVWLLWWTGKRRPGDPAPTDTSHIWDGDLTEYNKPMPKWWINLFYITIVFAIGYLVYYPGLGAVAGVGKWTSAGEHAADKARDDAKLEQTFAPYAGKSIDVIARDPKAVTLGRSIFNNTCATCHGSAAKGAIGYPNLTDDIWHWGGTPDRVLQTVLDGREGVMPEWGKVLTGMGGDNAVDYVVAYVRTLSDPSTMQNNYMAAQGKPLYDGVCVACHGIDGKGNQELGAPDLTDNYWLYGNTSESMRQTINSGRHGSMPAHRQILGETRARLAAAYVWSLSHPDGKPPTATR, encoded by the coding sequence ATGAGCCCGGGCTGGTCGTGGTACGTGATCGTGATAGTCGCGATCAACATCTTGGGTTGCGTCTGGCTGCTGTGGTGGACAGGTAAACGTCGTCCGGGCGATCCGGCTCCGACCGACACCAGCCACATCTGGGACGGCGACCTCACCGAGTACAACAAGCCGATGCCGAAGTGGTGGATCAACCTCTTCTACATCACCATCGTCTTCGCGATCGGTTACCTGGTCTATTACCCGGGCCTGGGCGCTGTCGCGGGCGTGGGCAAGTGGACCTCCGCCGGCGAGCACGCCGCCGACAAGGCACGCGACGACGCCAAGCTCGAGCAGACCTTCGCGCCGTACGCTGGCAAGTCGATCGACGTGATCGCACGCGATCCGAAGGCCGTGACGCTGGGCCGCTCGATCTTCAACAACACCTGCGCCACCTGCCACGGCTCCGCCGCGAAGGGTGCGATCGGCTACCCGAACCTGACCGACGACATCTGGCACTGGGGCGGCACGCCCGACCGCGTCCTGCAGACCGTGCTGGATGGCCGTGAAGGCGTGATGCCCGAATGGGGCAAGGTGCTGACCGGCATGGGCGGCGACAATGCTGTCGATTACGTGGTCGCCTACGTCCGCACGCTGTCCGATCCGTCGACGATGCAGAACAACTACATGGCCGCGCAGGGCAAACCGCTCTACGACGGCGTGTGCGTGGCGTGCCACGGCATCGACGGCAAGGGCAACCAGGAACTCGGCGCGCCGGACCTGACCGACAACTACTGGCTGTACGGCAACACCAGCGAGAGCATGCGCCAGACGATCAACAGCGGACGCCACGGCTCGATGCCGGCGCACCGCCAGATCCTCGGCGAAACCCGTGCGCGCCTGGCCGCCGCTTATGTATGGTCGTTGTCCCACCCTGACGGGAAGCCTCCAACCGCTACGCGATGA
- a CDS encoding twin transmembrane helix small protein: MKTLLVVGFLTLIVYNLGAALFYMLTDRGESKRAVNALTRRIGLSILLIALVGAGIASGVIQPHAVGT; the protein is encoded by the coding sequence ATGAAGACCCTGCTGGTCGTGGGTTTCCTGACCCTGATCGTCTACAACCTCGGCGCCGCGCTGTTCTACATGCTCACCGACCGCGGCGAGAGCAAGCGCGCGGTCAATGCCCTGACCCGCCGCATCGGACTGTCGATCCTGCTGATCGCCCTGGTCGGTGCGGGCATCGCCAGCGGCGTCATCCAACCCCACGCGGTGGGGACCTGA
- the ccoO gene encoding cytochrome-c oxidase, cbb3-type subunit II, with protein sequence MSHSHEKIETNVGLMAVLIAVAVSFGGLAEIVPLMHQAEAIEPLPGVKPYPALELAGRDVYVREGCYNCHSQMVRTLRFETERYGHYSLAGESVYDRPFQWGSKRTGPDLARVGGRYSDDWHRVHLHNPRDVVPESNMPGFPWLSENKVDGAQVEHRMRALKSIGDPYTDKDIAGAQAAVDGKTELDAVVAYLQGLGRHAPRGG encoded by the coding sequence ATGAGCCATTCACACGAAAAGATCGAAACCAACGTCGGCCTCATGGCCGTGCTGATCGCGGTGGCCGTCTCCTTCGGCGGCCTCGCGGAAATCGTCCCGCTGATGCACCAGGCCGAGGCCATCGAGCCGCTGCCCGGCGTGAAGCCCTACCCCGCGCTGGAACTGGCGGGCCGCGACGTCTACGTCCGCGAAGGCTGCTACAACTGCCACTCGCAGATGGTGCGCACGCTGCGCTTCGAGACCGAGCGTTACGGCCACTACTCGCTGGCCGGCGAATCGGTTTACGACCGCCCGTTCCAGTGGGGCAGCAAGCGCACCGGTCCGGACCTCGCCCGCGTCGGCGGCCGCTACTCCGACGACTGGCATCGCGTGCATCTGCACAACCCACGCGACGTGGTGCCCGAGTCGAACATGCCCGGCTTCCCGTGGCTGTCGGAGAACAAGGTCGACGGCGCGCAGGTCGAACACCGCATGCGCGCACTGAAGAGCATCGGCGACCCGTACACCGACAAGGACATCGCCGGCGCGCAGGCCGCGGTCGACGGCAAGACCGAACTCGACGCCGTCGTCGCCTACCTGCAGGGACTCGGCCGCCACGCGCCGAGGGGAGGCTGA
- a CDS encoding EF-hand domain-containing protein yields MSIQSRKPLIIVGLVAALSAPLAFAQTASPTATQDPAAASPATADTAAPQKKSWADVDVDKNGSLSKNEASTVPALSKVFEQADADADGALTADEYKSYVAKAQGGSGNSGGKR; encoded by the coding sequence ATGAGCATCCAGTCCCGCAAGCCGCTGATCATCGTGGGCCTCGTGGCCGCCCTGTCCGCGCCGCTCGCCTTCGCGCAGACCGCGAGCCCGACCGCCACGCAGGATCCGGCGGCTGCATCGCCGGCCACCGCCGACACCGCGGCCCCGCAGAAGAAGAGCTGGGCCGACGTCGACGTCGACAAGAACGGCAGCCTGAGCAAGAACGAAGCCTCGACGGTGCCGGCGCTGAGCAAGGTGTTCGAGCAGGCCGATGCGGACGCCGACGGCGCGCTGACCGCCGACGAATACAAGTCCTATGTCGCCAAGGCGCAGGGCGGCTCGGGAAACAGCGGCGGCAAGCGCTGA
- a CDS encoding FixH family protein — protein MLDRSFLRTPVAWLVVLLPLASVIAGVGLVVIAVRSGSSDAVIDTVQRTAQIQVTELGPDERARALKLSAVLRVDGKSKGVELLPVGDGLAGLERDRALTLVLSHPSEAAQDRTLQLQPSELGWHVAAELPLDHDWLLQLAPADGAWRIRGRLHAGQLAAHLGPAVGGE, from the coding sequence ATGCTCGATCGCAGTTTTCTTCGTACTCCCGTGGCCTGGCTGGTGGTGTTGCTGCCACTGGCCTCGGTGATCGCCGGTGTCGGCCTGGTCGTGATCGCCGTGCGCAGCGGCAGCAGCGACGCGGTGATCGACACCGTGCAGCGCACGGCGCAGATCCAGGTCACTGAACTCGGCCCGGACGAACGCGCACGCGCGCTCAAGCTCTCCGCGGTGCTTCGCGTCGACGGCAAGAGCAAGGGCGTGGAGCTGTTGCCGGTCGGCGATGGGCTTGCCGGCCTCGAACGCGACCGCGCGCTGACGCTGGTGCTCTCGCATCCAAGCGAAGCCGCGCAGGACCGCACTCTGCAACTGCAGCCGTCCGAGCTGGGCTGGCACGTCGCCGCGGAGTTGCCGCTCGACCATGACTGGCTGCTGCAACTCGCACCGGCGGACGGCGCCTGGCGCATCCGCGGTCGCCTGCATGCGGGCCAGCTTGCCGCACACCTGGGGCCCGCCGTCGGCGGAGAATGA
- the ccoN gene encoding cytochrome-c oxidase, cbb3-type subunit I, protein MQTTPETYNDKIVRQFTAMTVVWGIVGMAVGVFIAAQLYWPALNFDIPWLSYGRLRPLHTNAVIFAFGGCALFATSYHVVQRTCHVRLAFNKLAAFTFWGWQAVIVAAAITLPLGLTQGKEYAELEWPIDLLITAVWVSYAVVFFGTIVKRRVKHIYVANWFYGSFIITIALLHIVNNLSIPVGPFKSYSLYTGAVDAMAQWWYGHNAVGFFLTAGFLGMMYYFVPKQAGRPVYSYRLSIVHFWALIAVYMWAGPHHLQYTALPDWAQSLGMVFSLVLLAPSWGGAINGILTLSGAWDKLRTDPILKFLIVAVSFYMIATFEGPMMSIKTVNSLSHYTDWTVGHVHAGALGWVAMISIGAVYSLLPRLLGQERMFSVKAIDLHFWLHTVGVVFYIASMWIAGVMQGLMWRATNADGTLTYSFVEALNATYPYYLGRLAGGLIVLAGMFVMAWNVVRTWQQVRDLAPTPVMPPDAASAHA, encoded by the coding sequence ATGCAAACAACTCCAGAAACCTATAACGACAAGATCGTGCGCCAGTTCACCGCGATGACGGTGGTTTGGGGCATCGTCGGCATGGCGGTCGGCGTGTTCATCGCCGCCCAGCTGTACTGGCCGGCGCTTAACTTCGACATCCCTTGGCTCAGTTACGGCCGTCTGCGGCCGCTGCACACCAACGCGGTGATCTTCGCGTTCGGTGGCTGCGCCCTGTTCGCCACCAGCTACCACGTGGTCCAGCGCACCTGCCACGTGCGCCTGGCCTTCAACAAGCTGGCGGCCTTCACGTTCTGGGGTTGGCAGGCGGTGATCGTCGCCGCGGCCATCACCCTGCCGCTGGGCCTGACCCAGGGCAAGGAATACGCCGAGCTCGAATGGCCGATCGACCTGCTGATCACGGCGGTCTGGGTGTCCTACGCGGTGGTGTTCTTCGGGACGATCGTGAAACGGCGCGTGAAGCACATCTACGTCGCCAACTGGTTCTACGGCTCGTTCATCATCACCATCGCGCTGCTGCACATCGTCAACAACCTCTCGATCCCGGTCGGACCGTTCAAGTCCTACTCGTTGTACACCGGCGCGGTCGATGCGATGGCGCAGTGGTGGTACGGGCACAACGCGGTCGGCTTCTTCCTGACCGCCGGCTTCCTGGGAATGATGTATTACTTCGTGCCCAAGCAGGCCGGACGCCCGGTGTACTCGTACCGGCTGTCGATCGTGCACTTCTGGGCGCTGATCGCGGTGTACATGTGGGCCGGTCCGCACCACCTGCAGTACACGGCGCTGCCCGACTGGGCGCAGTCGCTGGGCATGGTGTTCTCGCTGGTGCTGCTGGCCCCGAGCTGGGGCGGCGCGATCAACGGCATCCTGACCCTCTCCGGCGCGTGGGACAAACTGCGCACCGACCCGATCCTGAAGTTCCTGATCGTCGCCGTTTCCTTCTACATGATCGCCACCTTCGAGGGGCCGATGATGTCGATCAAGACGGTCAACTCGCTGTCGCACTACACCGACTGGACCGTCGGCCACGTCCATGCCGGCGCACTCGGCTGGGTGGCGATGATCTCCATCGGCGCGGTGTACTCACTGCTGCCGCGACTGCTCGGCCAGGAGCGGATGTTCTCGGTGAAGGCGATCGACCTGCACTTCTGGCTGCACACCGTGGGCGTGGTGTTCTACATCGCCTCGATGTGGATCGCCGGCGTCATGCAGGGCCTGATGTGGCGCGCCACCAACGCCGACGGCACGCTGACATACAGCTTCGTCGAAGCCCTCAACGCGACGTATCCGTACTACCTGGGCCGCCTGGCCGGTGGACTGATCGTGCTGGCGGGCATGTTCGTGATGGCCTGGAACGTCGTCCGCACCTGGCAACAGGTACGCGACCTCGCCCCGACTCCGGTGATGCCGCCGGATGCCGCCAGCGCACACGCCTGA
- the hemN gene encoding oxygen-independent coproporphyrinogen III oxidase: MPILPPFPTELLRRYDRPGPRYTSYPTAPQFSESFGVPQLMEAAHQSNGDPIPPRLSLYVHVPFCANPCFYCGCNRVITRDRSRSGPYRNRLGREIGMMSGLFDPDREVVQLHFGGGTPNFLTPAQLADTLRDLRDHFRFSDAANRDISIELDPRELTPDDIAELVAAGFNRASLGVQDFDLAVQQAVNREQDVGATLAVLDACHRHGMRSVNVDLIYGLPQQTLEGFAHTLDTVIGARPQRLAVYSYAHLPELFRPQRQIRAEDLPSPEMKLELLQLAIQRLTAAGYVHIGMDHFALPDDELAMAQSRGGLHRNFMGYTTHADCDLIGLGVSAISRIGDSYSQNVRDLTAWEQAIDAPRLPVWRGMRLSADDQLRSDVIQRLMCQGEVPIDAIERAHGIDFSQYFADSLRRLEPLQDDGLVWIEPERIVATPEGRLLLRVIAMCFDAYLPRVSAPARYSRTV; encoded by the coding sequence ATGCCGATCCTGCCGCCCTTCCCGACCGAACTGCTGCGTCGCTACGACCGACCGGGGCCGCGTTACACCTCGTACCCGACCGCGCCCCAGTTCAGCGAGTCCTTCGGCGTCCCGCAGCTGATGGAAGCGGCGCACCAGAGCAACGGCGATCCGATCCCGCCGCGCCTGTCGCTGTACGTGCACGTGCCGTTCTGCGCCAATCCGTGCTTCTACTGCGGCTGCAACCGGGTGATCACGCGCGATCGCAGCCGCAGCGGCCCCTACCGCAACCGGCTGGGTCGCGAGATCGGCATGATGTCTGGCCTGTTCGATCCGGACCGCGAAGTCGTGCAGCTGCATTTCGGTGGCGGCACGCCGAACTTCCTCACCCCCGCGCAGCTGGCAGACACGCTGCGCGACCTGCGCGACCACTTCCGCTTCAGCGATGCCGCCAACCGCGACATCTCCATCGAACTGGATCCACGCGAACTCACCCCCGACGACATCGCCGAACTGGTCGCGGCAGGCTTCAACCGCGCCAGCCTGGGTGTGCAGGATTTCGACCTCGCCGTGCAGCAGGCGGTCAACCGCGAGCAGGACGTCGGCGCGACGCTGGCGGTCCTCGATGCATGCCATCGCCACGGCATGCGCTCGGTCAACGTCGATCTCATCTACGGCCTGCCCCAGCAGACGCTGGAAGGTTTCGCGCACACGCTGGACACCGTCATCGGCGCCCGCCCGCAACGCCTCGCGGTCTACAGTTACGCGCACCTGCCCGAGCTGTTCCGCCCGCAACGGCAGATCCGCGCGGAGGACCTGCCCTCGCCGGAAATGAAACTCGAGCTGCTGCAACTGGCGATCCAGCGCCTGACCGCCGCCGGCTACGTGCACATCGGCATGGATCATTTCGCGCTGCCCGACGACGAACTCGCGATGGCGCAATCGCGCGGCGGGCTGCACCGCAACTTCATGGGCTACACCACGCATGCCGACTGCGACCTGATCGGCCTGGGCGTCAGCGCGATCAGCCGGATCGGCGACAGCTACAGCCAGAACGTGCGCGACCTCACCGCGTGGGAACAGGCCATCGACGCGCCGCGCCTGCCGGTGTGGCGCGGCATGCGACTGAGCGCCGACGACCAGCTGCGCTCGGACGTGATCCAGCGCCTGATGTGCCAGGGCGAAGTGCCGATCGACGCGATCGAGCGTGCGCACGGCATCGATTTCTCGCAGTACTTCGCCGACAGCCTGCGCCGCCTGGAACCGTTGCAGGACGACGGGCTGGTGTGGATCGAACCCGAACGCATCGTCGCCACGCCGGAAGGCCGCCTGCTGCTGCGCGTCATCGCGATGTGCTTCGACGCCTACCTGCCGCGCGTGTCGGCGCCGGCACGCTACTCGCGCACTGTCTGA
- a CDS encoding CPXCG motif-containing cysteine-rich protein, protein MLPAIDVQCPYCGETITLLVDDSAGTQRYIEDCHVCCRPINVSVHVEDDGGVEVHVAAEDEA, encoded by the coding sequence ATGCTTCCCGCGATCGACGTGCAGTGCCCCTACTGCGGCGAGACCATCACGTTGCTGGTGGACGATTCCGCGGGGACGCAGCGCTACATCGAGGATTGCCACGTCTGCTGCCGGCCGATCAATGTGTCCGTGCACGTGGAAGACGACGGCGGCGTGGAAGTCCATGTCGCCGCCGAAGACGAGGCGTGA
- a CDS encoding lytic transglycosylase domain-containing protein, with product MARTAPAMVVLLASVALLAPGQADARKVYRCVRDGTVSLSTAPEPGSRCRAKEIDDNAARVPNLFGTGEAVSGVLYERVQDGKVVYGTRKLPGSVKVLSFTVPAPPGEPAHAGLGNVGPPRLDAFPKQFRAAAKATGVDEAWLRAIAHAESGFDANAVSPKGAQGVMQLMPQTSREYGVVDPFSDRESIMAGARHLRSLLRRYGNDLTLTAAAYNAGIGAVARYGGVPPYQETQEYVAKVRTLYGRYRDALGMTPLPPVAKTAASP from the coding sequence ATGGCCCGGACAGCGCCCGCGATGGTCGTCCTGCTGGCCTCGGTGGCACTGCTCGCCCCCGGGCAGGCGGACGCGCGCAAGGTCTATCGATGCGTGCGCGACGGCACGGTCAGCCTGTCCACAGCGCCGGAGCCCGGATCGCGCTGCCGGGCGAAGGAAATCGACGACAACGCCGCGCGCGTGCCCAACCTGTTCGGTACCGGCGAAGCCGTCAGCGGCGTGCTGTACGAGCGCGTGCAGGACGGCAAGGTGGTGTACGGCACGCGCAAGCTGCCCGGTTCGGTGAAGGTGCTGTCCTTCACCGTGCCCGCGCCGCCGGGCGAACCCGCGCACGCAGGCCTGGGCAACGTAGGACCGCCGCGCCTGGACGCATTCCCGAAACAGTTCCGCGCCGCCGCCAAAGCGACCGGCGTCGATGAAGCCTGGCTGCGCGCGATCGCGCACGCCGAGAGCGGGTTCGATGCGAACGCCGTGTCGCCCAAGGGCGCGCAGGGCGTGATGCAGCTGATGCCGCAGACCAGTCGCGAGTACGGCGTGGTCGATCCGTTCTCCGACCGCGAATCGATCATGGCCGGTGCGCGTCACCTGCGTTCGCTCCTGCGGCGCTACGGCAACGACCTCACGCTCACGGCCGCCGCGTACAACGCCGGTATCGGCGCGGTCGCACGATACGGGGGCGTGCCGCCGTACCAGGAAACGCAGGAGTACGTGGCGAAGGTGCGCACGCTCTACGGACGTTACCGCGATGCGCTCGGCATGACGCCGTTGCCGCCAGTGGCGAAGACCGCCGCGTCGCCGTGA
- a CDS encoding HAD family hydrolase, translating to MRMSEITLVGFDADDTLWRSQDYFDEAQLEFERIVGAYADLRDARVHERLYEVEKRNIALFGYGVKGMVLSMIEAAVDITAQKIEARDVHRIVQLGKDLLRHPVELLPGVREAVEAVAADFDVVLITKGDLFHQEAKVRQCGFADLFRRIEIVSEKDVSTYARLLEEFDLPAERFAMVGNSLRSDIAPVLELGGWGIHVPYHTTWAHENEAEVAESAPRLRRIGSAHELPAALRELAGRPG from the coding sequence ATGCGCATGAGCGAAATCACCCTGGTCGGCTTCGATGCCGACGACACCCTCTGGCGCAGCCAGGACTACTTCGACGAAGCCCAGCTCGAATTCGAACGCATCGTCGGCGCCTACGCGGACCTGCGCGACGCGCGCGTGCACGAGCGCCTGTACGAGGTCGAGAAGCGCAACATCGCGCTGTTCGGCTACGGCGTGAAGGGCATGGTGCTGTCGATGATCGAGGCGGCGGTGGACATCACCGCGCAGAAGATCGAAGCCCGCGACGTGCATCGCATCGTCCAGCTCGGCAAGGACCTGTTGCGGCACCCGGTCGAACTGCTGCCGGGCGTACGCGAAGCGGTGGAGGCCGTCGCCGCGGACTTCGACGTCGTGCTGATCACCAAGGGCGACCTGTTCCACCAGGAGGCCAAGGTGCGCCAATGCGGGTTCGCCGACCTGTTCCGCCGCATCGAGATCGTCAGCGAGAAGGACGTGTCGACCTATGCGCGCCTGCTCGAGGAGTTCGACCTGCCGGCCGAACGCTTCGCGATGGTGGGCAATTCGCTGCGCTCGGACATCGCGCCCGTGCTGGAACTGGGCGGGTGGGGCATCCACGTTCCGTACCACACCACCTGGGCCCACGAGAACGAGGCCGAAGTCGCCGAATCCGCCCCGCGCCTGCGCCGCATCGGCAGCGCGCACGAGCTGCCGGCGGCGTTGCGCGAGCTGGCCGGCCGCCCAGGCTGA
- a CDS encoding PLP-dependent aminotransferase family protein — protein sequence MKRYEALAEELARSIQAGVFRPGERLPSVRQTCAARRLSPSTVFQAYYLLEARGVIESRARSGYYVARQSPRLPPEPEASSWPDGDSREVDVSELVFQVLQSAMQRDRVPFGSAFPSPLLFPMAKLGRALASAAPELDPWSTVDDLTPGLGELRRQISQRYLIDGIDVPAEEIVITNGALEALTLSIGAATRPGDAVLVESPCFYAVLQSLERNGLRAIEVPTHPRDGVDPEALERAIVRHAPRACWLMPTFHNPLGATMPDTAKQAVVELLAEHGIPLIEDDVYAELHFGPKRPPPAKAFDRNGLVMHCSSFSKCLAPGYRIGWVAAGRFRDTIARNKLTTTLNTNVPAQHAISRYLQRGGYDRHLRRLRAALAEQQAQYIAAVARDFPPGTRVTRAGGGYFAWIELPEGIDSLEVQRRAARHGISIAPGPIFSASRGFARCLRLNYGHPFDARAEQALRTLGALAAEAQTVRE from the coding sequence ATGAAGCGCTACGAAGCCCTGGCCGAGGAGCTGGCCCGCTCGATCCAGGCCGGGGTATTCCGGCCCGGCGAGCGGTTGCCCTCGGTGCGCCAGACCTGCGCCGCCCGCCGGCTCAGTCCCTCGACCGTGTTCCAGGCCTATTACTTGTTGGAAGCGCGCGGGGTGATCGAGTCGCGCGCGCGGTCCGGCTACTACGTCGCCCGCCAGTCGCCGCGCCTGCCGCCGGAGCCGGAAGCCTCCTCCTGGCCGGATGGCGACTCGCGCGAGGTCGACGTCAGCGAGCTGGTGTTCCAGGTCCTGCAGTCGGCGATGCAGCGCGACCGGGTGCCGTTCGGTTCGGCTTTCCCCAGTCCATTGCTGTTCCCGATGGCCAAGCTCGGGCGCGCGCTCGCATCCGCCGCGCCGGAACTGGACCCGTGGAGCACGGTCGACGATCTGACTCCCGGTTTGGGCGAACTGCGCCGGCAGATCAGCCAGCGCTACCTGATCGACGGCATCGACGTGCCGGCCGAGGAAATCGTAATCACCAACGGTGCGCTGGAGGCGCTGACCCTGTCGATTGGCGCGGCGACGCGTCCGGGCGACGCGGTGCTGGTGGAATCGCCGTGCTTCTACGCGGTACTGCAATCGCTGGAACGCAACGGCCTGCGCGCGATCGAAGTGCCGACCCATCCGCGCGACGGCGTCGATCCGGAGGCGCTGGAGCGCGCGATCGTCCGTCATGCGCCGCGCGCGTGCTGGCTGATGCCGACCTTCCACAATCCGCTCGGCGCGACCATGCCCGACACCGCCAAGCAGGCCGTGGTGGAACTGCTCGCGGAGCACGGGATCCCGCTGATCGAGGACGATGTCTACGCCGAGCTGCACTTCGGTCCCAAGCGTCCGCCGCCAGCCAAGGCGTTCGACCGCAACGGGCTGGTGATGCACTGCTCGTCGTTCTCCAAGTGCCTGGCGCCGGGCTACCGCATCGGCTGGGTCGCGGCGGGACGATTCCGCGACACCATCGCGCGCAACAAACTCACCACCACGCTCAACACCAACGTGCCGGCGCAACACGCGATCAGCCGTTACCTGCAGCGCGGCGGCTACGACCGCCACCTGCGACGCCTGCGCGCGGCGCTGGCGGAACAGCAGGCGCAGTACATCGCGGCGGTGGCGCGCGATTTCCCGCCCGGCACGCGGGTGACGCGCGCCGGCGGCGGCTACTTCGCCTGGATCGAACTTCCCGAGGGCATCGATTCGCTCGAAGTGCAGCGTCGCGCGGCACGCCACGGCATCAGCATCGCGCCGGGACCGATCTTCTCCGCGAGCCGTGGCTTCGCGCGCTGCCTGCGCCTCAATTACGGCCATCCTTTCGATGCGCGCGCCGAACAGGCGCTGCGCACGCTTGGCGCGCTGGCGGCCGAGGCTCAGACAGTGCGCGAGTAG
- a CDS encoding 4Fe-4S dicluster domain-containing protein yields the protein MSKKIAIDLVDDGGNALYVSERKIYPRSVQGRFQTWRTIAVVVLLGMFYVFPWLRWDGRQAVLFDLPARKFYVFGLNFWPQDFVFLAMLLIIAGLALFFFTALAGRLWCGYACPQTVWTEVFLWMEQWTEGDRNARMKLDAAPWSREKVLRKGGKHLLWLVFALWTGFTFVGFFTPITDLAARTPLIGNPPGWGGWETFWVLFYALATWGNAGFLREQVCKYMCPYARFQSAMFDRNTMIIAYDPMRGEPRGPRKRGLESVLQRARGLIDVQAAYDYVFRAAHFANATAAQAAGTTAVTDVGLKAEPLPKFSPEELGDCIDCTICVQVCPTGIDIRNGLQYECIACGACIDACDQVMDKMGYPRGLIRYATQNAIDGKSTRVLRPRVFVYGFLLLALCGAWAWGVVNRSPLIAEVLRDRNALYRETADARIENTYTLKLVNKDVAAHTFRIRVQAGPDITLPGGELTVQTPAEEVANVPIVLSAPASTTGKHPVTFRVERSDGAASADVASNFFGPM from the coding sequence ATGAGCAAGAAAATCGCGATCGATCTGGTCGACGACGGCGGCAACGCGCTTTACGTCAGCGAACGCAAGATCTACCCCCGAAGCGTGCAGGGCCGGTTCCAGACATGGCGCACGATCGCGGTCGTGGTCCTGCTGGGCATGTTCTACGTGTTCCCGTGGCTGCGCTGGGACGGCCGCCAGGCGGTGCTGTTCGACCTGCCCGCGCGCAAGTTCTACGTGTTCGGCCTGAACTTCTGGCCGCAGGACTTCGTGTTCCTGGCGATGCTGCTGATCATCGCCGGCCTGGCGCTGTTCTTCTTCACCGCGCTGGCCGGACGCCTGTGGTGCGGCTACGCCTGCCCGCAGACGGTGTGGACGGAAGTGTTCCTGTGGATGGAGCAGTGGACCGAGGGCGACCGCAACGCGCGGATGAAGCTCGACGCGGCCCCGTGGAGTCGCGAAAAGGTGCTCCGCAAGGGCGGCAAACACCTGCTGTGGCTGGTGTTCGCGCTATGGACGGGCTTCACCTTCGTCGGTTTCTTCACCCCGATCACCGACCTCGCCGCGCGCACGCCGCTGATCGGCAATCCGCCCGGCTGGGGCGGCTGGGAAACCTTCTGGGTGCTGTTCTACGCGCTGGCGACCTGGGGCAATGCGGGCTTCCTGCGCGAGCAGGTGTGCAAGTACATGTGCCCGTACGCACGCTTCCAGAGCGCGATGTTCGATCGCAACACGATGATCATCGCCTACGATCCGATGCGTGGCGAACCGCGTGGCCCGCGCAAGCGCGGGCTGGAGAGCGTGCTGCAGCGCGCGCGCGGACTGATCGACGTGCAGGCCGCTTACGACTACGTGTTCCGCGCCGCGCATTTCGCCAACGCCACCGCCGCTCAGGCCGCCGGCACGACCGCCGTCACCGACGTCGGGCTTAAGGCCGAGCCGCTGCCGAAGTTCTCGCCCGAGGAACTGGGCGACTGCATCGACTGCACGATCTGCGTGCAGGTCTGCCCGACCGGCATCGACATCCGCAATGGCCTGCAGTACGAGTGCATCGCTTGCGGCGCATGCATCGATGCCTGCGACCAGGTGATGGACAAGATGGGCTACCCGCGTGGCCTGATCCGCTACGCCACGCAGAACGCGATCGACGGCAAGTCGACGCGCGTGTTGCGTCCGCGCGTGTTCGTGTACGGCTTCCTGCTGCTGGCGCTGTGCGGCGCGTGGGCGTGGGGCGTGGTGAACCGCAGCCCGCTGATCGCCGAAGTGCTGCGCGACCGCAATGCGCTGTACCGCGAGACCGCCGATGCGCGCATCGAGAACACCTACACGCTCAAACTGGTCAACAAGGACGTGGCGGCGCACACCTTCCGCATCCGCGTGCAGGCCGGCCCCGACATCACGCTGCCCGGCGGCGAGCTGACCGTGCAGACGCCGGCGGAAGAAGTGGCGAACGTGCCGATCGTGCTGTCGGCCCCCGCTTCGACCACTGGCAAGCATCCGGTTACCTTCCGCGTGGAGCGCAGCGACGGCGCTGCGTCCGCGGACGTCGCCTCCAACTTCTTCGGACCGATGTAA